Proteins from a genomic interval of Rosa chinensis cultivar Old Blush chromosome 2, RchiOBHm-V2, whole genome shotgun sequence:
- the LOC112190054 gene encoding sulfite exporter TauE/SafE family protein 3 isoform X1 — MAAGNRWWALIGLLVLLSISAVSAHEELEEPQEPTHPRDHQLGTYKHVWPKIRFDWKIVVGTIIAFLGAAFGSVGGVGGGGFFIPMLTLLIGFDQKSSIAVSKCMITGTSTATVLYNLRRRHPTLELPIIDYDLALLFQPVLVLGISVGVSLNVVLSDWMITILLFVVLLGVSAKSFVKGVETWKKETMTAKYLLDASRHLPSNEEGTEDVEAKCTPGGPSNHALTEAKKAKRVEVSILDNICWKELGIIVAVWLVILALQIAKNYLRKCSMTYWSTELLQIPVAVGVTSYQAMNLYRGRSVIASKGEANMKWSLYKLVAYCACGVAAGMLGGLLGLGGAFLLGPIFLEMGIPPQVSSATATFAMTFSSSMSVVEYYLLKRFPIPYALYFAAVTTVSAFAGQHVAGKVVKKLGRASLIIFILAFTVFVSSLTLGGIGIENMIRKIQHKESLGFQNICTYKT; from the exons ATGGCTGCAGGTAACAGATGGTGGGCTTTGATTGGTTTGCTGGTGTTGCTGTCAATATCTGCAGTTTCAGCACATGAAGAACTGGAGGAGCCACAAGAACCTACACATCCCAGGGATCATCAATTGGGTACTTATAAGCATGTCTGGCCT AAAATAAGATTTGATTGGAAAATTGTGGTGGGCACGATAATCGCTTTCCTCGGGGCAGCATTTGGGAGTGTTGGAGGTGTTGGTGGGGGTGGCTTTTTCATTCCAATGCTCACCCTCCTCATTGGTTTTGATCAGAAATCATCAATCGCAGTATCCAAAT GTATGATCACAGGTACATCAACTGCTACTGTGTTATACAACTTACGGAGAAGGCATCCCACACTTGAGCTTCCCATTATTGACTATGATCTGGCGCTTCTCTTCCAACCAGTACTGGTGCTGGGGATCAGCGTTGGGGTTTCTTTGAATGTGGTTCTTTCTGATTGGATGATCACCATCCTACTATTTGTGGTCCTCTTAG GTGTTTCGGCTAAGTCATTTGTCAAGGGTGTCGAGACATGGAAGAAAGAAACTATGACTGCAAAG TATCTACTGGATGCTTCAAGACACTTGCCATCAAATGAGGAAGGTACCGAAGATGTTGAAGCCAAATGTACTCCTGGAGGTCCAAGTAATCACGCTCTAACAGAGGCAAAGAAAGCTAAAAGAGTGGAG GTTTCTATTCTCGATAATATTTGCTGGAAGGAACTTGGAATTATAGTGGCTGTCTGGCTCGTGATACTTGCATTACAAATTGCTAAG AATTATCTGAGAAAATGTTCAATGACATATTGGTCGACAGAACTCTTACAG ATTCCGGTGGCTGTGGGAGTAACTTCATATCAGGCAATGAATCTCTACAGAGGGCGTAGTGTGATTGCATCGAAGGGGGAAGCAAACATGAAATGGTCACTGTACAAGCTAGTTGCCTATTGTGCATGTGGAGTAGCAGCTGGTATGCTTGGTGGATTACTTGGTCTTGGTGGAGCATTTCTGTTGGGTCCGATATTTTTGGAGATGGGAATCCCTCCTCAG GTGTCAAGTGCTACGGCCACCTTTGCTATGACATTTTCTTCATCCATGTCTGTTGTAGAATACTATCTCCTTAAACGCTTCCCAATTCCTTATG CTCTCTACTTCGCTGCTGTGACTACTGTCTCTGCATTTGCGGGGCAACATGTGGCCGGAAAGGTGGTTAAGAAATTAGGAAGAGCTTCTTTGATTATCTTTATCCTGGCGTTCACAGTTTTTGTGAGTTCACTAACACTAG GTGGGATCGGCATAGAAAACATGATTAGGAAGATTCAACACAAGGAGTCCTTGGGATTCCAGAACATCTGCACTTATAAAACCTAG
- the LOC112189620 gene encoding cytochrome c-type biogenesis CcmH-like mitochondrial protein, whose translation MENEEDPVKKTQVVDARARNISHNVRCTECGSQSIEDSQADIAILLRKLIRDEIHAGKSDKEIYKKLEEDFGETVLYAPKFDLQTAGLWLSPLVVAGAAAGIWAYKKHRQRTNVHVMALNLIRGVPLTPNEKQTMLDLLTPPPSRGNIPSSWWRRWREQ comes from the exons ATGGAAAACGAAGAGGACCCTGTGAAGAAGACTCAAGTGGTGGATGCCCGGGCTAGAAATATCAGTCATAATGTTAGGTGCACTGAGTGTGGGAGTCAGTCCATTGAGGATTCACAAGCTGATATCGCCATTCTTCTTAGAAAG TTAATTCGTGACGAGATTCATGCTGGGAAGAGTGACAAGGAGATCTACAAGAAGCTTGAGGAGGATTTTGGGGAGACGGTTCTTTATGCCCCAAAATTTGATCTGCAGACTGCAGGCTTATGGCTATCACCG CTCGTGGTTGCTGGTGCTGCTGCAGGTATTTGGGCTTATAAGAAGCACAGACAAAGGACTAACGTCCACGTCATGGCTTTGAACCTTATTAGAGGTGTTCCACTGACCCCAAATGAGAAGCAAACCATGTTAGACCTCCTCACACCGCCACCTTCACGAGGAAATATACCTTCGTCTTGGTGGAGGAGGTGGAGAGAACAATGA
- the LOC112190054 gene encoding sulfite exporter TauE/SafE family protein 3 isoform X3 has translation MAAGNRWWALIGLLVLLSISAVSAHEELEEPQEPTHPRDHQLGTYKHVWPKIRFDWKIVVGTIIAFLGAAFGSVGGVGGGGFFIPMLTLLIGFDQKSSIAVSKCMITGTSTATVLYNLRRRHPTLELPIIDYDLALLFQPVLVLGISVGVSLNVVLSDWMITILLFVVLLGVSAKSFVKGVETWKKETMTAKYLLDASRHLPSNEEGTEDVEAKCTPGGPSNHALTEAKKAKRVENYLRKCSMTYWSTELLQIPVAVGVTSYQAMNLYRGRSVIASKGEANMKWSLYKLVAYCACGVAAGMLGGLLGLGGAFLLGPIFLEMGIPPQVSSATATFAMTFSSSMSVVEYYLLKRFPIPYALYFAAVTTVSAFAGQHVAGKVVKKLGRASLIIFILAFTVFVSSLTLGGIGIENMIRKIQHKESLGFQNICTYKT, from the exons ATGGCTGCAGGTAACAGATGGTGGGCTTTGATTGGTTTGCTGGTGTTGCTGTCAATATCTGCAGTTTCAGCACATGAAGAACTGGAGGAGCCACAAGAACCTACACATCCCAGGGATCATCAATTGGGTACTTATAAGCATGTCTGGCCT AAAATAAGATTTGATTGGAAAATTGTGGTGGGCACGATAATCGCTTTCCTCGGGGCAGCATTTGGGAGTGTTGGAGGTGTTGGTGGGGGTGGCTTTTTCATTCCAATGCTCACCCTCCTCATTGGTTTTGATCAGAAATCATCAATCGCAGTATCCAAAT GTATGATCACAGGTACATCAACTGCTACTGTGTTATACAACTTACGGAGAAGGCATCCCACACTTGAGCTTCCCATTATTGACTATGATCTGGCGCTTCTCTTCCAACCAGTACTGGTGCTGGGGATCAGCGTTGGGGTTTCTTTGAATGTGGTTCTTTCTGATTGGATGATCACCATCCTACTATTTGTGGTCCTCTTAG GTGTTTCGGCTAAGTCATTTGTCAAGGGTGTCGAGACATGGAAGAAAGAAACTATGACTGCAAAG TATCTACTGGATGCTTCAAGACACTTGCCATCAAATGAGGAAGGTACCGAAGATGTTGAAGCCAAATGTACTCCTGGAGGTCCAAGTAATCACGCTCTAACAGAGGCAAAGAAAGCTAAAAGAGTGGAG AATTATCTGAGAAAATGTTCAATGACATATTGGTCGACAGAACTCTTACAG ATTCCGGTGGCTGTGGGAGTAACTTCATATCAGGCAATGAATCTCTACAGAGGGCGTAGTGTGATTGCATCGAAGGGGGAAGCAAACATGAAATGGTCACTGTACAAGCTAGTTGCCTATTGTGCATGTGGAGTAGCAGCTGGTATGCTTGGTGGATTACTTGGTCTTGGTGGAGCATTTCTGTTGGGTCCGATATTTTTGGAGATGGGAATCCCTCCTCAG GTGTCAAGTGCTACGGCCACCTTTGCTATGACATTTTCTTCATCCATGTCTGTTGTAGAATACTATCTCCTTAAACGCTTCCCAATTCCTTATG CTCTCTACTTCGCTGCTGTGACTACTGTCTCTGCATTTGCGGGGCAACATGTGGCCGGAAAGGTGGTTAAGAAATTAGGAAGAGCTTCTTTGATTATCTTTATCCTGGCGTTCACAGTTTTTGTGAGTTCACTAACACTAG GTGGGATCGGCATAGAAAACATGATTAGGAAGATTCAACACAAGGAGTCCTTGGGATTCCAGAACATCTGCACTTATAAAACCTAG
- the LOC112190054 gene encoding sulfite exporter TauE/SafE family protein 3 isoform X2 → MKNWRSHKNLHIPGIINWVLISMSGLMVIAINQTGSILPAKKIRFDWKIVVGTIIAFLGAAFGSVGGVGGGGFFIPMLTLLIGFDQKSSIAVSKCMITGTSTATVLYNLRRRHPTLELPIIDYDLALLFQPVLVLGISVGVSLNVVLSDWMITILLFVVLLGVSAKSFVKGVETWKKETMTAKYLLDASRHLPSNEEGTEDVEAKCTPGGPSNHALTEAKKAKRVEVSILDNICWKELGIIVAVWLVILALQIAKNYLRKCSMTYWSTELLQIPVAVGVTSYQAMNLYRGRSVIASKGEANMKWSLYKLVAYCACGVAAGMLGGLLGLGGAFLLGPIFLEMGIPPQVSSATATFAMTFSSSMSVVEYYLLKRFPIPYALYFAAVTTVSAFAGQHVAGKVVKKLGRASLIIFILAFTVFVSSLTLGGIGIENMIRKIQHKESLGFQNICTYKT, encoded by the exons ATGAAGAACTGGAGGAGCCACAAGAACCTACACATCCCAGGGATCATCAATTGGGTACTTATAAGCATGTCTGGCCT CATGGTGATAGCTATTAACCAGACAGGTTCTATATTACCAGCGAAg AAAATAAGATTTGATTGGAAAATTGTGGTGGGCACGATAATCGCTTTCCTCGGGGCAGCATTTGGGAGTGTTGGAGGTGTTGGTGGGGGTGGCTTTTTCATTCCAATGCTCACCCTCCTCATTGGTTTTGATCAGAAATCATCAATCGCAGTATCCAAAT GTATGATCACAGGTACATCAACTGCTACTGTGTTATACAACTTACGGAGAAGGCATCCCACACTTGAGCTTCCCATTATTGACTATGATCTGGCGCTTCTCTTCCAACCAGTACTGGTGCTGGGGATCAGCGTTGGGGTTTCTTTGAATGTGGTTCTTTCTGATTGGATGATCACCATCCTACTATTTGTGGTCCTCTTAG GTGTTTCGGCTAAGTCATTTGTCAAGGGTGTCGAGACATGGAAGAAAGAAACTATGACTGCAAAG TATCTACTGGATGCTTCAAGACACTTGCCATCAAATGAGGAAGGTACCGAAGATGTTGAAGCCAAATGTACTCCTGGAGGTCCAAGTAATCACGCTCTAACAGAGGCAAAGAAAGCTAAAAGAGTGGAG GTTTCTATTCTCGATAATATTTGCTGGAAGGAACTTGGAATTATAGTGGCTGTCTGGCTCGTGATACTTGCATTACAAATTGCTAAG AATTATCTGAGAAAATGTTCAATGACATATTGGTCGACAGAACTCTTACAG ATTCCGGTGGCTGTGGGAGTAACTTCATATCAGGCAATGAATCTCTACAGAGGGCGTAGTGTGATTGCATCGAAGGGGGAAGCAAACATGAAATGGTCACTGTACAAGCTAGTTGCCTATTGTGCATGTGGAGTAGCAGCTGGTATGCTTGGTGGATTACTTGGTCTTGGTGGAGCATTTCTGTTGGGTCCGATATTTTTGGAGATGGGAATCCCTCCTCAG GTGTCAAGTGCTACGGCCACCTTTGCTATGACATTTTCTTCATCCATGTCTGTTGTAGAATACTATCTCCTTAAACGCTTCCCAATTCCTTATG CTCTCTACTTCGCTGCTGTGACTACTGTCTCTGCATTTGCGGGGCAACATGTGGCCGGAAAGGTGGTTAAGAAATTAGGAAGAGCTTCTTTGATTATCTTTATCCTGGCGTTCACAGTTTTTGTGAGTTCACTAACACTAG GTGGGATCGGCATAGAAAACATGATTAGGAAGATTCAACACAAGGAGTCCTTGGGATTCCAGAACATCTGCACTTATAAAACCTAG